One part of the Ziziphus jujuba cultivar Dongzao chromosome 2, ASM3175591v1 genome encodes these proteins:
- the LOC107418167 gene encoding CBBY-like protein isoform X2 codes for MASTTISLSLATISSSKALLSHPKPTSIYTFKAYERTFSSSLLGTSLSIETARPRPICRGTASSSSNGVTCSSSSSPLPSALLFDCDGVLVDTEKDGHRVSFNDTFKEKDLGTTWDVDLYGELLKIGGGKERMTAYFNKTGWPEKAPKGEEERKQFIASLHKRKTELFMALIEKKLLPLRPGVAKLIDQALSKGVKVAVCSTSNEKAAIYTLAASTLGVDPLSCVVIEDSGIGLAAAKAAGMKCIVTKSGYTANEDFLNADAVFDFIGDPPEERFDLAFCGSLLEKQYVS; via the exons ATGGCTTCAACGACCATCTCTCTTTCCTTAGCTACAATATCATCTTCAAAAGCTCTTCTCTCTCATCCGAAACCCACCTCCATTTATACTTTCAAAGCCTATGAAAGGACCTTTTCATCTTCTCTACTGGGTACCAGTTTAAGCATTGAAACAGCGAGACCAAGACCAATATGCAGGGGgacagcttcttcttcttctaatggGGTCACTTGCTCAAGTTCTTCTTCCCCTCTCCCATCTGCACTCCTCTTTGATTGCGATGGTGTTCTTGTTGATACTGAAAAAGATGGGCATCGTGTCTCTTTCAATGATACTTTCAAAGAG AAAGATTTGGGAACAACATGGGATGTGGATTTGTATGGTGAACTGCTCAAAATTGGCGGTGGAAAAGAAAG GATGACAGCCTACTTTAACAAGACAGGTTGGCCTGAGAAAGCTCCAAAGGGTGAAGAAGAAAGGAAGCAATTCATAGCTTCACTTCACAAGCGAAAGACTGAGCTGTTCATGGCCCTCATCGAGAAAAAGCTCCTGCCTCTTCGGCCAGGGGTTGCAAA GCTGATTGATCAAGCTTTGTCAAAAGGAGTGAAGGTTGCTGTCTGCAGCACTTCTAATGAGAAGGCG GCTATCTATACATTGGCAGCCAGCACCCTTGGTGTTGATCCTTTGAG TTGTGTTGTGATAGAGGACAGTGGCATAGGCCTTGCAGCTGCCAAAGCTGCTGGAATGAAGTGCATTGTAACTAAGAGCGG ATATACAGCCAATGAAGACTTTTTAAATGCAGACGCTGTCTTTGACTTCATTGGAGACCCTCCAGAGGAACGTTTTGACTTGGCATTTTGTGGAAGCCTTCTTGAGAAGCAGTATGTGAGCTAG
- the LOC107418167 gene encoding CBBY-like protein isoform X1, with translation MASTTISLSLATISSSKALLSHPKPTSIYTFKAYERTFSSSLLGTSLSIETARPRPICRGTASSSSNGVTCSSSSSPLPSALLFDCDGVLVDTEKDGHRVSFNDTFKEKDLGTTWDVDLYGELLKIGGGKERMTAYFNKTGWPEKAPKGEEERKQFIASLHKRKTELFMALIEKKLLPLRPGVAKLIDQALSKGVKVAVCSTSNEKAVSAIVKFLLGPERAEKIQIFAGDVVPRKKPDPAIYTLAASTLGVDPLSCVVIEDSGIGLAAAKAAGMKCIVTKSGYTANEDFLNADAVFDFIGDPPEERFDLAFCGSLLEKQYVS, from the exons ATGGCTTCAACGACCATCTCTCTTTCCTTAGCTACAATATCATCTTCAAAAGCTCTTCTCTCTCATCCGAAACCCACCTCCATTTATACTTTCAAAGCCTATGAAAGGACCTTTTCATCTTCTCTACTGGGTACCAGTTTAAGCATTGAAACAGCGAGACCAAGACCAATATGCAGGGGgacagcttcttcttcttctaatggGGTCACTTGCTCAAGTTCTTCTTCCCCTCTCCCATCTGCACTCCTCTTTGATTGCGATGGTGTTCTTGTTGATACTGAAAAAGATGGGCATCGTGTCTCTTTCAATGATACTTTCAAAGAG AAAGATTTGGGAACAACATGGGATGTGGATTTGTATGGTGAACTGCTCAAAATTGGCGGTGGAAAAGAAAG GATGACAGCCTACTTTAACAAGACAGGTTGGCCTGAGAAAGCTCCAAAGGGTGAAGAAGAAAGGAAGCAATTCATAGCTTCACTTCACAAGCGAAAGACTGAGCTGTTCATGGCCCTCATCGAGAAAAAGCTCCTGCCTCTTCGGCCAGGGGTTGCAAA GCTGATTGATCAAGCTTTGTCAAAAGGAGTGAAGGTTGCTGTCTGCAGCACTTCTAATGAGAAGGCG GTCTCTGCAATAGTCAAATTCTTGCTAGGACCTGAGCGGGCAGAGAAAATCCAGATATTTGCAGGAGATGTTGTTCCCCGCAAGAAGCCTGATCCA GCTATCTATACATTGGCAGCCAGCACCCTTGGTGTTGATCCTTTGAG TTGTGTTGTGATAGAGGACAGTGGCATAGGCCTTGCAGCTGCCAAAGCTGCTGGAATGAAGTGCATTGTAACTAAGAGCGG ATATACAGCCAATGAAGACTTTTTAAATGCAGACGCTGTCTTTGACTTCATTGGAGACCCTCCAGAGGAACGTTTTGACTTGGCATTTTGTGGAAGCCTTCTTGAGAAGCAGTATGTGAGCTAG